From the genome of Eucalyptus grandis isolate ANBG69807.140 chromosome 2, ASM1654582v1, whole genome shotgun sequence, one region includes:
- the LOC104435675 gene encoding dirigent protein 20: MSRLVFALSLLLSCLAVAAAGKSSGYSEILEVNPQNTMPWKEKLTHVHFFWHDILAGPNLSAVAVVPPQANSPTFFGSVSVINDALTIGPALSSGIIGRA, from the coding sequence ATGTCGAGGCTTGTCTttgctctctccctcctcctctcttgccTAGCCGTGGCGGCTGCTGGAAAAAGCTCCGGCTACTCCGAGATCCTCGAGGTGAACCCACAGAATACAATGCCCTGGAAAGAGAAGCTCACCCACGTTCACTTCTTTTGGCACGACATCCTTGCCGGCCCTAACCTAAGCGCGGTCGCAGTAGTCCCCCCGCAAGCCAACTCCCCCACCTTCTTTGGGTCGGTGTCCGTGATAAATGACGCGCTGACAATCGGGCCGGCCCTGAGCTCGGGCATCATAGGGAGGGCTTAG